One genomic segment of Motacilla alba alba isolate MOTALB_02 chromosome 1A, Motacilla_alba_V1.0_pri, whole genome shotgun sequence includes these proteins:
- the KCNA1 gene encoding potassium voltage-gated channel subfamily A member 1, giving the protein MTVMAGQNTDETSALPGHPQDSYQPAAHDDHECCERVVINIAGLRFETQLKTLAQFPNTLLGNPKKRMRYFDPLRNEYFFDRNRPSFDAILYYYQSGGRLRRPVNVPLDMFSEEIKFYELGEEAMEKFREDEGFIKDEERPLPEGEYQRQVWLLFEYPESSGPARVIAIVSVMVILISIVIFCLETLPELKEDKEYTVHRTDNTTQVYKSNIFTDPFFVVETLCIIWFSFELVVRFFACPSKTDFFKNIMNFIDIVAIIPYFITLGTEMAEREGTQKGEQATSLAILRVIRLVRVFRIFKLSRHSKGLQILGQTLKASMRELGLLIFFLFIGVILFSSAVYFAEAEEPESHFTSIPDAFWWAVVSMTTVGYGDMYPVTIGGKIVGSLCAIAGVLTIALPVPVIVSNFNYFYHRETEGEEQAQLLHVSSPNLASDSDLSRRSSSTISKSEYMEIEEDMNNSIDNFREANLRTGNCTVANQNCVNKSKLLTDV; this is encoded by the coding sequence ATGACTGTGATGGCTGGACAGAACACGGATGAGACTTCTGCGCTACCTGGCCACCCCCAGGATAGCTACCAGCCCGCTGCCCACGATGACCACGAGTGCTGTGAGCGAGTGGTGATAAACATTGCGGGACTGCGCTTTGAAACACAGCTGAAGACTTTAGCCCAGTTCCCCAACACGCTGCTGGGCAACCCCAAGAAGCGCATGCGCTACTTTGACCCCTTGCGCAACGAGTACTTCTTTGACCGCAACCGGCCCAGCTTTGACGCCATCCTCTACTACTATCAGTCCGGGGGGCGGCTCCGCCGGCCCGTCAATGTCCCCCTGGACATGTTCTCTGAGGAGATAAAATTTTATGAGCTGGGCGAAGAGGCCATGGAGAAGTTCCGAGAAGATGAAGGATTCATTAAAGATGAGGAGAGACCCTTGCCGGAGGGGGAGTACCAGCGCCAAGTGTGGCTCCTCTTTGAGTACCCAGAGAGCTCTGGGCCGGCAAGGGTTATTGCCATAGTCTCTGTCATGGTGATCCTCATCTCCATCGTGATCTTCTGTCTAGAGACATTACCTGAGCTGAAGGAGGACAAGGAGTACACAGTGCACCGCACTGACAACACTACCCAGGTCTACAAATCCAACATCTTCACAGATCCCTTCTTTGTTGTGGAGACCCTGTGCATCATCTGGTTCTCCTTTGAACTGGTGGTGCGCTTCTTTGCTTGCCCTAGCAAGACTGATTTCTTCAAGAACATAATGAACTTCATTGACATTGTGGCTATCATCCCTTACTTCATCACCCTGGGCACTGAGATGGCCGAGCGGGAGGGGACTCAGAAAGGAGAGCAGGCCACCTCCTTGGCCATCCTGAGAGTCATCAGACTGGTAAGAGTCTTTCGAATCTTCAAACTCTCCCGGCACTCTAAGGGCCTCCAAATTTTGGGACAGACCCTCAAAGCAAGTATGAGAGAGCTAGGTTTACTaatcttcttcctcttcattgGGGTGATTTTGTTCTCTAGTGCGGTATATTTTGCTGAGGCTGAAGAACCTGAGTCTCATTTCACAAGTATCCCTGATGCTTTCTGGTGGGCGGTGGTATCCATGACCACTGTGGGCTATGGTGACATGTACCCTGTGACAATTGGAGGCAAAATCGTAGGCTCCTTGTGTGCCATCGCTGGTGTGCTGACAATTGCCCTGCCTGTACCTGTCATCGTGTCCAACTTCAACTACTTCTACCACCGAGAAACAGAAGGGGAAGAACAGGCTCAGTTACTTCACGTTAGCTCCCCTAATTTAGCATCTGACAGTGATCTCAGTCGCCGCAGCTCGTCCACAATCAGCAAATCTGAGTACATGGAAATTGAAGAGGATATGAATAATAGCATAGACAATTTTAGAGAGGCTAATCTCAGAACTGGCAACTGCACTGTAGCCAACCAAAACTGTGTTAATAAAAGCAAGCTGCTGACTGATGtgtaa